A genomic region of Halococcus sediminicola contains the following coding sequences:
- a CDS encoding DNA-directed RNA polymerase subunit L — protein MDLRVIESGDEELSIEITGEDHTFMNVLKGALLETEGVAAATYDVNPEQSGGQTEPVLTIRTEGTDPLDALEAGAQRVSDMTAAFHTAFESAA, from the coding sequence ATGGACCTGCGCGTCATCGAGAGCGGCGACGAGGAACTGTCGATAGAGATAACGGGCGAGGATCACACGTTCATGAACGTGCTCAAGGGCGCACTGCTCGAAACCGAGGGTGTCGCGGCGGCCACCTACGACGTCAACCCCGAGCAGTCGGGCGGCCAGACCGAACCGGTGCTCACCATCCGCACAGAAGGAACGGACCCGCTCGACGCGCTCGAAGCCGGTGCGCAGCGGGTGAGCGACATGACAGCGGCGTTCCACACGGCGTTCGAGAGCGCTGCCTGA